CGCAGCACTCGGCGCGAAAACCGACAAACTCGACAAACGCGTAACGAAGCTCGAAAAAGGCATCGGCAGCTGGCAGATCAGCGGACGCTTCAAATTTGACGTTACCATGACAGGCGGCGACAATGATGCTGGTTCTGCATGGACAAAAGAACGCGGCAAGTATGAATTCACGAAAGACGTTGCGCGTCTCTTCTTCCGCCGCCAGATCACGGAAGACACCTATTTCGACTCACAGTTCCGCGTTGGTTCAGACTGGGCTGGAAGCATTAAAACAGTAGATAAAATTTCACCGAAAGGCAAACAGGAAAAAATCGATGCAGACGGTCGCGGCGACACGCACGCATTCTCAATGCGCAAATTCTATGTCGGCACAAAGCTTCCGTTCTGGGGACTTCAGCTTAAAATCGGACGTACACAGTTCGACTGGGAAGGCATGTATGACCTCTATGATACCAACGCACTCATGGGCGACTGGCGTTATGACGGTTTCTGGTTCACCAAAAAATGGAGCAAGGTCCAGTTTGACGGTGTAATCGGACGCAACCAGTCAGGCGCACCGCGTTCATATGTTGCAGAGGGGTTCGGCAACGGTAAAAACTTCCTCTATGCGGCAAACCTCAAATGGACGCCGACAGACAAAATCACACTTGGTGCAATGGGTTACTGGCAGCAGGGTGACGGTGCCGAAGCTTCAGCCTCAGGAAAGTCAATTGACAACATGCAGACCTACGGTCTCACAGCCGGATACAAGTTCACCGATGGTATAGCCCTCAAAGGAATCTACTACTGGCAGAAACTCAGCAACGGTACAACACTTGATGGTATTAAGATTGAAGACAGCCAGTATGCATGGAAAGCCATCCTTGACGTCAAACAGAGCGTTCTTAAGTTCACAGATCTCTGGGTTGAATATTCACAGATGAAGAATGCATTCGGCGGCGACAACGGCGCAGGCGATGACAACTACTGCTACTCACTCGGCGGCAAATCAGGCGAACCTTCAGTTTACTGGGTACGTCCGATTAACAACGAAGTTACCAAAACATGGTACATCAGAGCAGAGCAGAAATGGAACAAGAAATGGAGCACATTCCTCCGCTTCACGTTTGCTGACTTCGGTACAGATGGCGTTGACAACGCAAAAGAATGGGGACTCGGCGTTAAATACAAACTTAACCCTGCAATCACATTCATGCTCGCCTATGACTCACTTGATTACGGTGACAATGTCTACAGTGGTACAACATGCCACGGTGGTAGCCAGCATGGCAAAGACAACGTCATCTTCTTCCAGACCGACGTCAAGTTCTAATTTAGGTTAAACTAACTTAGAAAACTTTGTCTAACTAAACAGGAACCCTTACGGGGGTTCCTGTTTTTTTGTGGTTGACGATTTGTTTTTCAATGTTATAATTACAAACGTAAGCAACACAACGTGATGAGTCTTTCATAGCTACACAGAAGAGCCTCCGAGTGCGATCGGAGGCTCTTTGTTAGGCTGGCTGCCGCCTATTTGTGTCTGTCCAGCCATTTGCAAATGTAGAATGCGACTACACTTGCCATGACAGATACGAGAAACGTGACGAGTCTTGTCTTCATAGCTACACCTCCTTTCTGCTGCCAGAATAGGAGTGCGACAACTGTTAAATTATACTGTCAAATTCCGATTTAGGATAACTATTCGAAAAGATTGCATATATATGCAGAGTTTTTGAACAGGAGTGGCTAGAAAAAAAGAAACCCTTTATGGTTCT
The genomic region above belongs to Candidatus Equadaptatus faecalis and contains:
- a CDS encoding S-layer homology domain-containing protein; translated protein: AALGAKTDKLDKRVTKLEKGIGSWQISGRFKFDVTMTGGDNDAGSAWTKERGKYEFTKDVARLFFRRQITEDTYFDSQFRVGSDWAGSIKTVDKISPKGKQEKIDADGRGDTHAFSMRKFYVGTKLPFWGLQLKIGRTQFDWEGMYDLYDTNALMGDWRYDGFWFTKKWSKVQFDGVIGRNQSGAPRSYVAEGFGNGKNFLYAANLKWTPTDKITLGAMGYWQQGDGAEASASGKSIDNMQTYGLTAGYKFTDGIALKGIYYWQKLSNGTTLDGIKIEDSQYAWKAILDVKQSVLKFTDLWVEYSQMKNAFGGDNGAGDDNYCYSLGGKSGEPSVYWVRPINNEVTKTWYIRAEQKWNKKWSTFLRFTFADFGTDGVDNAKEWGLGVKYKLNPAITFMLAYDSLDYGDNVYSGTTCHGGSQHGKDNVIFFQTDVKF